The Leishmania donovani BPK282A1 complete genome, chromosome 9 genome includes a region encoding these proteins:
- a CDS encoding kinesin, putative, whose protein sequence is MKVFCRFAPPPAAVPGVDAPAGGHCRIPREPAEAVLLMRAEGPSSAATRTTAASPMATGARVYLADPTTFSKATFSCDGVFLPSTPTAATPAAMAAQQQHLYDVTCKSLLVPAPRPLERQRRWCSSSPVPTAARRIYLAYGQTASGKTYSLFGETSTSSGVEGLSPAAGVVPRYLHDVFSRRNGAVQRRRLCGTGRGSGDGAADDVFVDLSCFEVYNEAATDLVALSVALSTIDFTCSTGAAGLARGSVDRRLSSKTPTDAAAGVTPSVRSSDLRRQLPVWMAHELYRSEQQPDGADAYTQEDLWGTRSESSASVETGCAATAGAAAAPFALSPTLSRFLKTEYKATEKQQVLRSLERARCTTFAEAQAVLQALLALRQECATRRNQSSSRGHLVLCVRVYAPAARDHPAGEWIMQHETAFVDLAGSESGKLADADVADVHASKVESHQPRRRGQAATGAASSSRASSLHSRVSLDTSMQSGVSSQHSGISSGTTTVSSVYHRSLLRPSPEEDKRAARVRRRRETRSINASLLALRKVFRALYEATRLSHTAVAQGSAAAAAATKLPRRPPLHHAPFKDSALTAILEPFLVPQPSAATPSSSTSPSEPEGAAAVQVVLLVCCSSRSVDFFETVASLRLGAEAAAVKPEVVLRALPVQQRAQQHQLHLKPHYNSAGRRHREGSGCAACLPPRLCRSASAPSRRLALSGDEDEQGEVDDLSECTTAPGIRAVSSERHDGCRPGEVVMSAADAARLCDEARQYKKTAQQLYKQCKSLCESYDACVDELQWCRAALSERDTRVAELEAALEKATRACAADSSRQPQQPLPEPVQPRTPKASRNSIAAHGSPAARTPHPLRLQRSSREAAADESCEVIPAVNDGGKLEVNPDPVPSATASVTAGSMRATSTNSTAREGSGRWMVSVSPFSTASLAEGTAARMATVREDVENVKDVVDDADSSGNSIRRQSCGSTVERQQQHARCIIDTLLARQIFPSDEPGEPTQSLSPPCASSPYPVLPTLSARGIAASASSPAQEQRRARSHSSCQDSDSDACVAQGCESDSDGSPLTAEADAAAGEPARAKEVAEASVAVAATSASMSAPRQSYNTARSSSAGATASSLLEGRGSVSVGRSSCDSVAEGPEAELMAFLSSAATAVQGVILPVASASAVLATATWSKDLGVSVSHTVPYDSPLRATTRRMIAMSMDRNREVPHAVSAVGGDEEDAVEEVVIRLKKQGHSGALHIPAATCQSTETVGHVEVNGRAASKPPCHSPSLGAVSSVPATPSALPLGQVCQL, encoded by the coding sequence ATGAAGGTGTTCTGCCGTTttgctccgccgccggcggcagtCCCCGGTGTGGACGCACCAGCGGGCGGGCACTGTCGTATCCCACGGGAACCAGCTGAGGCCGTCCTCCTCATGCGAGCTGAAGGACCCTCCTCGGCTGCGACAAGGACAACGGCCGCGTCTCCCATGGCCACCGGAGCGCGCGTCTACCTCGCTGACCCGACCACTTTCAGCAAGGCGACGTTCTCCTGCGACGGCGTATTTCTTCCGTCAACacccacagcagcaacaccggcGGCTATGGCtgcgcagcaacaacaccTTTACGACGTGACGTGCAAGAGcctgctggtgccggcgccgcgcccactcgagcggcaacggcgatggtgcagcagctctcccgtaccgacggcggcgcgtcgcaTTTACCTCGCCTACGGGCAGACAGCGAGCGGCAAGACGTACAGCCTGTTCGGCGAGACCTCGACGAGCTCTGGCGTCGAGGGACTGTCCCCTGCGGCAGGTGTGGTGCCCCGCTACCTGCACGACGTCTTCAGCAGAAGGAACggcgcagtgcagcggcggcgtctaTGCGGCACcggccgtggcagcggcgacggcgccgccgatgacGTCTTTGTCGACCTTTCGTGCTTTGAGGTGTACAACGAGGCCGCGACGGATCTGGTGGCGCTCTCCGTCGCGCTGTCGACGATCGACTTCACGTGCTCCACCGGCGCGGCTGGTTTGGCACGAGGTAGCGTGGACCGCCGCCTGAGCTCCAAGACTCCAactgacgctgcagcaggagtgACCCCCTCCGTGAGGTCTTCCGACctacggcggcagctgccggtgTGGATGGCGCACGAACTGTACCGCagtgagcagcagccggacGGCGCTGACGCGTACACGCAAGAGGACTTGTGGGGCACGCGTAGCGAGAGCTCCGCGTCGGTGGAGACAggctgcgccgcgaccgctggagcagcagcggcaccgttcGCATTATCACCGACCCTGTCGCGGTTTCTAAAGACCGAGTACAAGGCTACTGAAAAGCAGCAGGTGTTACGGTCACTGGAGCGGGCACGATGCACGACCTTCGCCGAAGCTCAAGCGGTCCTGCAGGCCCTGCTTGCTCTGCGGCAGGAGTGCGCCACCCGTCGCAACCAGAGCTCCTCCCGTGGCCATCTCGTCCTGTGCGTCCGGGTCTacgcgccagcggcgcgtgACCATCCGGCAGGTGAGTGGATTATGCAGCACGAGACGGCGTTTGTGGATCTGGCCGGGTCAGAAAGCGGTAAGCTCGCTGATGCCGACGTAGCCGATGTGCACGCCTCTAAGGTGGAGTCCCATCAGCCGAGGCGGCGAGGCCAAGCAGCCACCGGAGCagcgtcctcgtcgcgcgCGAGCAGTCTGCACAGCCGCGTCTCACTAGATACCTCCATGCAATCTGGCGTCTCCtcgcagcacagcggcatcagcagcggcaccactaCTGTCAGCTCGGTATATcatcgctctctcctccgcccaTCTCCCGAGGAAGACAAGAGGGCGGCAcgggtgcggcggcggcgcgagacGAGGTCTATCAACGCAAGTCTCCTGGCCCTTCGCAAGGTCTTCCGTGCTCTCTATGAAGCGACGCGGTTGAGCCACACAGCCGTCGCTCAGgggtcagcagcagcagcagcggcgactaAGCTCCCACGCCGgcctccgctgcaccacgccCCTTTCAAGGACAGCGCGTTAACGGCGATCCTCGAGCCTTTTCTGGTGCCGCAGCCATCTGCAGCGACTCCATCATCATCCACCTCTCCGAGTGAACCAgagggtgccgccgccgtgcaggtTGTGCTGCTTGTGTGCTGCTCCAGTAGGTCCGTCGACTTCTTCGAGACAGTCGCCTCCCTGCGGTTGGGGGCAGAGGCCGCTGCAGTGAAACCGGAGGTCGtcctgcgcgcgctgccggtgcagcagcgcgcgcaacAACATCAGCTGCACCTCAAGCCACACTACAAcagcgccggccgccgccaccgcgagggcAGCGGGTGCGCGGCATGTTTGCCTCCGCggctctgccgcagcgcgtcggcCCCGAGTCGACGGTTGGCGCTTTCAGGCGATGAGGATGAACAGGGGGAGGTGGACGACCTCAGCGAGTGCACCACCGCGCCCGGCATCAGGGCTGTGTCAAGTGAGCGTCACGACGGGTGCAGACCTGGTGAGGTCGTCATGagtgccgccgacgctgcccGCCTCTGCGATGAGGCTCGCCAGTACAAGAAAACGGCCCAGCAGCTTTACAAGCAGTGCAAGTCACTCTGCGAGAGCTATGACGCATGCGTTGATGAGCTGCAgtggtgccgcgccgcgctgTCGGAGCGGGACACTCGCGTCGCCGAGCTGGAGGCAGCGCTCGAAAAGGCCACTcgtgcatgcgcagcagACTCGTcgaggcagccgcagcagcctctACCGGagccggtgcagccgcgcacCCCAAAAGCAAGCCGCAACAGTATCGCCGCCCACGGATCACCCGCTGCACGAACGCCTcacccgctgcgccttcagcgcagcagccgagaaGCGGCTGCGGATGAGTCCTGTGAAGTCATCCCAGCAGTTAACGACGGGGGTAAGCTGGAGGTGAACCCTGACCCTGTGCCGTCCGCCACAGCGTCGGTCACCGCAGGGAGTATGCGAGCTACTTCCACCAACTCCACAGCACGAGAAGGCAGCGGGCGGTGGATGGTGAGCGTGTCGCCCTTCTCCACCGCGTCGCTCGCAGAAGGAACGGCAGCCCGCatggcgacggtgcgcgaGGACGTGGAGAACGTGAAGGACGTTGTCGATgacgccgacagcagcggcaacagcatTCGCCGTCAATCCTGCGGGTCAACCGttgagcggcagcagcagcacgctcgATGCATCATTGACACGCTCCTGGCGCGGCAGATATTCCCTTCAGACGAGCCAGGGGAACCGACCCAGTCCCTGTCACCACCCTGCGCAAGCTCTCCCTATCCGGTCTTGCCCACGCTCTCAGCGCGCGGCATTGCGGCGTCAGCATCGTCACCagcgcaggagcagcggcgcgcacgaAGTCACAGCAGCTGTCAAGACAGCGATAGCGACGCATGCGTTGCTCAAGGATGCGAGTCCGACAGCGATGGGAGCCCGCTcacagcggaggcggacgcgGCAGCCGGTGAGCCGGCACGTGCGAAAGAGGTGGCCGAGGCCAgtgttgctgttgcggcAACCTCTGCTTCCatgtcggcgccgcgtcagTCTTACAACAccgcccgctcctcctccgccggtGCAACGGCGTCGTCCTTGCtggaagggaggggcagcGTCAGTGTCGGGCGGTCTTCCTGCGACAGTGTCGCGGAGGGGCCGGAGGCTGAGTTAATGGCCTTTCTGTCCTCTGCGGCTACCGCCGTGCAAGGGGTCATTTTACCAGTGGCATCAGCCTCAGCAGTGTTAGCCACTGCGACATGGTCGAAGGACTTGGGCGTCAGTGTGTCGCACACCGTTCCGTACGACTCTCCACTTCgtgcgacgacgaggcggatGATCGCCATGTCGATGGATCGCAACCGCGAGGTGCCTCACGCAGTGTCGGCGGTCGGCGGTGATGAGGAGGACGCCGTCGAGGAAGTGGTGATCCGGCTGAAGAAGCAAGGCCACAGTGGCGCTCTTCACATCCCTGCGGCGACCTGTCAGTCGACGGAAACTGTCGGGCATGTCGAGGTGAACGGCAGGGCGGCATCAAAGCCACCCTGTCACAGCCCCTCTCTTGGCGCAGTTTCCTCGGTGCccgcgacgccgtcggcatTGCCCCTGGGGCAGGTGTGCCAACTGTGA
- a CDS encoding protein kinase, putative, with translation MGTSGFSRLRSLTPTPYPGTQGSPYRRHRFVGVNLPGAPPPSIDFSSIQRTVKEVYEVHEKLSEGTYGEVFKGVDKRTGAAVALKRIKMLSTHQGFPQTSLREVIALRHIQNQRERLEERLRNDAHHRGAVAITDPLAEVSQLCDVLLYDRQQRDIVLVFAYATASLAGLCRRQFAFTPSEMALLMKKLLIAVRKLHEMRIIHRDIKSDNVLVTSEGEVQLTDFGLCSIAAPGSSRCGTHVWRTPSVITLAYRPPEMLLGSTAYDEKVDVWSLGCLLAQMFLLEPPFYRHRAQAQQQQQRAPERSAATELEQLSRITEILGPLPPVSVYHPDSCQHMRVLEQLEVQGRLAEAGRAAQPANWGRLQTIFEPSFLYQQFHGFRGWFEAELGRSRHQPHRRPTQACMDVLCAALQLDPQQRPTAAELLRMPYFTTLDDAPLLGSYQRVLPVTPEREAEVRRGFMTKVQRCGDSHTQRRPHQ, from the coding sequence ATGGGGACAAGCGGCTTCTCACGCCTACGCTCGCTTACACCCACGCCGTATCCCGGCACGCAAGGGTCTCCATACCGTCGTCACCGCTTTGTGGGGGTGAACCTCCCCGGTGCTCCGCCACCGTCCATTGACTTCAGCTCCATTCAGCGCACCGTGAAGGAAGTCTATGAAGTGCACGAGAAGCTCAGCGAGGGCACGTACGGCGAGGTGTTCAAGGGCGTCGACAAGCGaaccggcgctgcggtggcgctgaaGCGCATCAAGATGCTGAGCACCCATCAAGGATTTCCCCAGACCTCGCTGCGGGAGGTGATTGCCCTTCGGCACATCCAGAACCAGCGCGAGCGGCTCGAAGAACGACTGCGCAACGACGCGCATCACCGTGGCGCGGTGGCCATCACGGATCCTCTCGCTGAGGTCTCGCAACTGTGTGATGTTCTCCTCTAcgatcggcagcagcgcgacatTGTGTTGGTGTTCGCGTACGCCACAGCGAGTCTGGCTGGCCTGTGTCGCCGCCAGTTCGCCTTCACACCATCGGAGATGGCCCTTCTCATGAAGAAGCTTCTCATCGCGGTGCGCAAGCTGCACGAGATGCGCATCATTCACCGGGACATCAAGTCTGACAACGTACTCGTAACGAGTGAGggcgaggtgcagctgaCCGACTTTGGGCTGTGCTCCATTGCAGCGCCTGGGTCGTCGCGATGTGGCACGCATGTGTGGCGGACGCCGAGCGTGATTACTCTGGCCTACCGTCCGCCAGAGATGCTGTTGGGCAGTACCGCGTATGATGAGAAGGTCGATGTGTGGTCGCTTGGGTGCCTGCTCGCTCAGATGTTCCTCCTCGAGCCCCCCTTCTACAGGCaccgcgcgcaggcgcagcagcagcagcaacgtgCTCCAGAGCGATCGGCGGCCACGGAGCTCGAGCAGCTCTCCCGCATTACAGAGATTCTGgggccactgccgccggtgAGCGTTTATCACCCGGACTCGTGTCAGCACATGCGGGTTCTAGAGCAGCTGGAAGTGCAGGGGCGCCTGGCGGAGGCTGGGCGAGCAGCACAACCGGCAAACTGGGGCAGGCTGCAGACCATCTTCGAGCCCAGCTTTCTGTATCAGCAGTTCCACGGCTTTCGGGGCTGGTTTGAGGCGGAGTTGGGGCGCTCGCGGCACCAGCCACATCGTCGGCCCACGCAGGCTTGCATGGATGTGCTCTGCGCGGCCCTGCAACTCgacccgcagcagcgtcccaccgcggcagagctgctgcgcatgccgTACTTTACCACCTTGGACGACGCCCCGTTGCTGGGCAGCTATCAACGGGTCCTCCCCGTCACCCCGGAGCGGGAAGCTGAGGTACGCCGCGGTTTCATGACAAAGGTGCAACGATGCGGGGACAGTcacacgcagcgccgcccgcatCAGTGA
- a CDS encoding ATG8/AUT7/APG8/PAZ2, putative: MSAYVLSTPLEARVAKCASLRAANAVPVVVEEAQARGGKAHFSALARETTVAQLVAAVRGFRGVDAKKPVALTVAGCSVSPSATLGELHDACRRADDGMLYVAYTAERCMGAAVCTPCGSCAWDGSTADDDVII, translated from the coding sequence ATGTCCGCCTACGTGttgtcgacgccgctggaggCCCGCGTTGCGAAGTGCGCGAGCCTGCGCGCTGCGAACGCGGTGCCCGTTgtcgtggaggaggcgcaggcgcgcggcggcaaggcgCACTTcagcgcgctggcgcgcgagacGACGGTTGCGCAGCTTgtggccgcggtgcgcggctTCCGCGGCGTGGACGCGAAGAAGCCGGTGGCGCTGACGGTtgccggctgcagcgtgtcgccgtcggcgacgctcggcgagctgcacgACGCGTGCAGGCGAGCGGACGACGGCATGCTGTACGTCGCCTACACCGCGGAGCGCTGCATGGGCGCTGCGGTGTGCACGCCGTGCGGCTCGTGCGCGTGGGACGGCAGCACTGCGGACGATGACGTGATCATTTAA
- a CDS encoding microtubule associated protein-like protein, translating into MSAYVLSTPLEARVAKCASLRAANAVPVVVEEAQARGGKAHFSALARETTVAQLVAAVRGFRGVDAKKPVALTVAGCSVSPSATLGELHDACRRADDGMLYVAYTAERCMGAAVCTPCGSCAWN; encoded by the coding sequence ATGTCCGCCTACGTGttgtcgacgccgctggaggCCCGCGTTGCGAAGTGCGCGAGCCTGCGCGCTGCGAACGCGGTGCCCGTTgtcgtggaggaggcgcaggcgcgcggcggcaaggcgCACTTcagcgcgctggcgcgcgagacGACGGTTGCGCAGCTTgtggccgcggtgcgcggctTCCGCGGCGTGGACGCGAAGAAGCCGGTGGCGCTGACGGTtgccggctgcagcgtgtcgccgtcggcgacgctcggcgagctgcacgACGCGTGCAGGCGAGCGGACGACGGCATGCTGTACGTCGCCTACACCGCGGAGCGCTGCATGGGCGCTGCGGTGTGCACGCCGTGCGGCTCGTGTGCCTGGAACTAG
- a CDS encoding kinesin, putative, translating into MTERIMVAVRVRPFLPHENEASCLEVSENQVAVGAGRPFVFDCVFDEKASSDDVYVALGQPLADSFLNGFHASTIAYGQTGSGKTFTMATLLHDTVQEVFCRLTEDSEATQSNGRSSSALTSLSTTLRTSTAFTMSLSVLEVYNESIGDLLAALVPQPPRQHTATVLNGTVLQALDTPRRLLAQGCGPLPNRRSLQRRAYGPTSSFPRNSLALREDPHGGVYVAGLTEAPVRSEAEMLALIDSAIENRKTASTLKNPKSSRSHCVITLTLQRRGLCSRCCFVDLAGIERLKSRGVAGPSGRPGGPASLVGASLPSCRTLSERMREGININSGLLALGNVIVALCERKPYVPYRSSKLTRLLQPMLSGNARTAIVACISQLASSMEETLNTLKYADRAKRIHIHPHLAVAEVTTSVDARQTILLLREQLEDAQRRLVIATAAGAGTRNPARSPSASLMREVKHLRELLCQERQLTKRLENDVLSAKCIAMAEVEKRKALEVRVAQLEAASAADPKAKEAGCTEANADGDTGKSASPLLNLRSCLATDMTCLQQLEEEREALAAMPAQKVGDTVRLEATVVENGNCGADNLAATLTASADDDSNVVTLAEDIAAQKGRVAQLQMENGDASAQLVQREKLWCTLSSQAHPCGELSKAEAQLEKSEVALKRGKQEKEKLRAASGDHLRRAREKSVDYRGRVKESARHVRARQADLESTRQLQEKLVELQAEVFRQRLCARKTRKASWKLNGAHQQEVEQFQKQLQLISTQTTSPSQRTKLRGAAIVKERSQLAGQQVQRSQQEVPSPVRLCHLPPEKTLSPMLSSSSAKVSPRSPALGKTSPHIVKARKNFHMSSSWSGFHAHGLHSSIDGALQSSCAGDATQTTIKCELQGLEQIQKELAKLLVYRRALLTAQAVDTSKWHRAKEGFARRLSQVRAALQSTEPGQRERTALLKEQSSMEEQLRQLQALHHMLADPAQQLAELDSRIEDLNRAHRLYTQRFRQLQRSVPKPRGGGGVVSAREKHQPSVRHMRAASARYAAAGTSAPHTPVASTRGNNGNMRAYVTGSKQQVMHRAEESRSLRAQERHA; encoded by the coding sequence ATGACAGAGCGCATTATGGTTGCCGTGCGAGTTCGTCCATTTCTGCCGCACGAGAATGAGGCCAGCTGCCTGGAGGTGTCGGAGAACCAAGTCGCCGTTGGCGCCGGACGCCCCTTTGTCTTCGACTGTGTCTTCGACGAAAAGGCCTCGTCCGACGACGTCTACGTTGCACTTGGACAGCCGCTAGCAGACTCCTTTCTGAACGGCTTTCACGCGTCCACGATTGCGTATGGGCAGACCGGCTCTGGCAAGACGTTCACCATGGCCACGCTACTCCACGACACCGTGCAGGAAGTTTTTTGCCGCCTCACAGAGGATTCGGAGGCGACGCAGAGCAACGGacgctccagctccgcccTCACCAGTTTGAGCACCACGCTACGCACGAGCACGGCCTTCACCATGTCACTCAGCGTCCTGGAGGTGTACAATGAGTCCATCGGCGACCTGCTTGCCGCGCTGGTGCCGCAGCCCCCGAGGCAACATACGGCGACGGTGTTGAACGGCACCGTCCTGCAAGCCTTAGATACTCCAAGACGGCTGTTAGCGCAGGGCTGCGGCCCACTTCCAAATCGGAGGTCGTTGCAGCGACGCGCCTATGGGCCGACTAGCTCGTTCCCTCGAAACTCTCTCGCCCTACGCGAGGATCCACATGGGGGCGTGTATGTGGCGGGTCTCACAGAGGCGCCAGTGCGCAGTGAAGCAGAGATGCTCGCGCTGATCGACAGCGCCATTGAGAATCGAAAGACGGCCTCGACACTAAAGAATCCAAAAAGCTCGCGCTCGCACTGCGTCATCACGCTCACGTTGCAGCGACGCGGTTTgtgctcgcgctgctgctttgtcGATTTAGCCGGGATTGAGCGCCTGAAGTCTCGCGGAGTGGCCGGTCCGTCCGGCAGACCTGGTGGCCCAGCAAGTCTCGTCGGGGCGAGTCTGCCGTCATGCCGCACCCTTTCCGAGCGCATGCGAGAAGGCATCAACATCAATAGTGGGCTGCTGGCTCTGGGCAACGTCATTGTTGCGCTGTGCGAGCGAAAGCCGTACGTGCCGTACCGCTCCTCCAAGCTgacgcgcctgctgcagccgatGCTCAGTGGAAACGCCCGAACGGCGATTGTCGCCTGCATCTCTCAGCTTGCGTCGTCGATGGAGGAGACGCTGAACACGCTCAAGTACGCTGACCGCGCGAAGCGCATTCATATCCACCCGCACCTGGCCGTTGCGGAAGTGACGACGTCCGTGGATGCCCGGCAAACGattctgctgctgcgtgaaCAGCTGGAggacgcgcagcgccgcttagtgatcgccaccgccgctggcgcaggcaCGCGGAACCCCGCTCGGTCGCCTTCGGCATCCCTCATGCGGGAGGTGAAGCACCTACGCGAGCTCCTGTGCCAGGAGCGTCAGTTGACGAAGCGACTTGAGAACGACGTGCTCAGTGCTAAGTGCATCGCCATGGCCGAAGTGGAGAAGCGCAAGGCTCTGGAGGTGCGAGTCGCGCAGCTCGAGGCAGCGAGCGCTGCTGACCCGAAGGCGAAAGAGGCAGGGTGCACCGAGGCCAACGCTGACGGTGACACGGGGAAATCGGCCAGCCCTTTGCTCAACCTCCGCAGTTGCCTCGCGACAGACATGACgtgcctccagcagctggaGGAAGAGCGGGAGGCGCTAGCGGCGATGCCGGCTCAGAAGGTGGGGGACACGGTTCGGCTCGAGGCAACCGTTGTGGAGAATGGAAACTGCGGTGCTGACAACCTCGCTGCCACCTTGACCGCTAGCGCGGACGACGACTCCAACGTGGTGACGCTCGCAGAGGACATTGCTGCCCAGAAAGGTCGagttgcgcagctgcagatggAAAACGGCGACGCCTCTGCACAACTCGTGCAGCGCGAGAAGCTGTGGTGCACCCTCAGTAGCCAGGCGCACCCGTGTGGAGAGCTAAGCAAGGCGGAGGCCCAGCTGGAGAAGTCCGAGGTGGCGCTTAAGCGGGGAAAgcaggaaaaagagaagctgcgcgccgcctccggggatcacctccgccgcgctAGGGAGAAGTCTGTGGACTACCGCGGCCGCGTCAAGGAGTCGGCgcggcacgtgcgtgcgcgccaggCGGATCTCGAAAGCACCCGCCAGCTGCAAGAAAAGTtggtggagctgcaggcggaggtgttccggcagcggctgtgtgcgcgtaaAACTCGGAAGGCGTCTTGGAAGCTCAATGGTGCCCATCagcaggaggtggagcagtttcagaagcagctgcagctgataAGCACACAGACGACGTCTCCGAGTCAACGCACGAAGCTCAGAGGTGCTGCCATTGTGAAGGAGCGCAGTCAGCTGGCAGGTCAGCAGGTGCAGAGGTCTCAGCAAGAGGTGCCTTCCCCCGTGCGTCTTTGCCACCTGCCACCTGAGAAGACACTGTCTCCGatgctgtcctcctcctccgccaaaGTCAGTCCCCGATCGCCTGCGCTCGGTAAAACCTCGCCGCACATCGTCAAGGCTCGCAAGAACTTCCACATGTCATCGTCTTGGTCGGGATTTCATGCGCATGGGCTTCACAGTAGCATCGATGGTGCCCTGCAGAGCTCATGCGCCGGCGACGCGACGCAGACGACCATCAAGTGCGAGCTGCAAGGCTTGGAGCAAATACAGAAGGAGCTGGCCAAGCTACTGGTGTATCGCCGCGCCCTGCTGACCGCGCAAGCCGTTGATACATCCAAGTGGCACCGCGCTAAGGAGGGCTTTGCGCGGCGACTCTCACAGGttcgcgctgcgctgcagtcCACCGAGCCGGGCCAGCGCGAGCGCACGGCTCTTCTCAAGGAGCAAAGCAGCATGGAGGAGCAGCTTCGACAGCTGCAAGCGCTCCACCACATGCTCGCCGAccctgcgcagcagctggctgAGCTCGACAGCCGTATCGAGGACCTGAACAGGGCGCACAGGCTTTACACGCAGCGCTTTCGCCAACTGCAGCGCTCGGTGCCGAAGCCGCGCGGGGGCGGTGGGGTGGTGTCGGCGAGGGAGAAGCATCAGCCGTCTGTGCGCCACATGCGCGCGGCATCTGCAAGgtacgccgctgccggcacgTCAGCCCCCCACACACCGGTGGCATCGACGCGAGGAAACAACGGAAACATGCGGGCATATGTGACGGGGTCGAAGCAGCAGGTCATGCATCGAGCTGAGGAGTCCCGCTCGTTGCGTGCACAAGAGCGACATGCGTAG
- a CDS encoding microtubule associated protein-like protein — translation MSAYVFSTPLEARVAKCASLRAANAVPVVVEEAQARGGKAHFSALARETTVAQLVAAVRGFRGVDAKKPVALTVAGCSVSPSATLGELHDACRRADDGMLYVAYTAERCMGAAVCTPCGSCA, via the coding sequence ATGTCCGCCTACGTGTTTtcgacgccgctggaggCCCGCGTTGCGAAGTGCGCGAGCCTGCGCGCTGCGAACGCGGTGCCCGTTgtcgtggaggaggcgcaggcgcgcggcggcaaggcgCACTTcagcgcgctggcgcgcgagacGACGGTTGCACAGCTTgtggccgcggtgcgcggctTCCGCGGCGTGGACGCGAAGAAGCCGGTGGCGCTGACGGTtgccggctgcagcgtgtcgccgtcggcgacgctcggcgagctgcacgACGCGTGCAGGCGAGCGGACGACGGCATGCTGTACGTCGCCTACACCGCGGAGCGCTGCATGGGCGCTGCGGTGTGCACGCCGTGCGGCTCGTGCGCGTAG
- a CDS encoding microtubule associated protein-like protein — translation MSAYVLSTPLE, via the coding sequence ATGTCCGCCTACGTGttgtcgacgccgctggag